A region from the Acyrthosiphon pisum isolate AL4f chromosome A1, pea_aphid_22Mar2018_4r6ur, whole genome shotgun sequence genome encodes:
- the cp38 gene encoding cuticular protein 38 precursor, whose translation MAAKFVIFAACVATALAQYSAPAYKPAYSAPAYSAPKAYAPEPAYAPTPYNFEYSVNDPHTYDVHSQSEYSDGNGYVKGTYSLVEADGSIRTVEYTADDHSGFNAVVKNEGGYKAPSYSAPAYKPAYSAPAYSAPAYSAPAYSAPAYSAPAYKPAYKPAY comes from the exons ATGGCCGCTAaa ttCGTCATCTTCGCCGCTTGCGTGGCTACCGCCCTCGCCCAATACTCTGCCCCAGCTTACAAGCCAGCGTACTCTGCGCCCGCTTACTCAGCACCAAAGGCTTACGCCCCAGAGCCCGCATACGCACCCACACCATACAACTTCGAATACAGCGTAAACGACCCACACACCTACGACGTGCACAGCCAATCCGAATACAGTGACGGAAACGGTTACGTCAAGGGAACCTACAGCCTCGTCGAAGCCGACGGCTCAATCCGTACCGTCGAATACACCGCTGATGACCACAGTGGTTTCAACGCCGTCGTCAAGAACGAAGGTGGATACAAGGCCCCATCATACTCTGCACCAGCCTACAAGCCAGCTTACTCTGCACCAGCTTACTCTGCACCAGCATACTCTGCACCAGCTTACTCTGCACCAGCATACTCTGCCCCGGCCTACAAGCCAGCTTACAAACCAgcatactaa